In Capsicum annuum cultivar UCD-10X-F1 unplaced genomic scaffold, UCD10Xv1.1 ctg14762, whole genome shotgun sequence, the sequence ACCAACAGAGTAAGATATTTCTGGCCTTGTGATAGTCAGATAAATCAAACTTCCAACTAGTTGTCGGAACTTTATCGCATCCTTCAAAGCCTCACCTTCATCCTTCTTCAACTTGAGATTTGGCTCCATTGGAGTAGCCTTTTCTTTCGACTCCCCCATGATGAAATGTTCTAAGAGACTCTCCGCATAACCTTTCCGAGAAACAAAGTAGCCTCGATCTGATTTTTCCACTTCCAGGCCAAGAAAACATCCAATTTGCCCcaaatttttcatctcaaaacgAACAGACAAgtctttccttagatttgaaatttCTAATTCATTATCTCCAgttattatcatatcatcaacgTATAATAATATCAGGAGATATGCATTTGattctaattttataaataaactaGAATCTGACA encodes:
- the LOC124890236 gene encoding uncharacterized mitochondrial protein AtMg00810-like: MIITGDNELEISNLRKDLSVRFEMKNLGQIGCFLGLEVEKSDRGYFVSRKGYAESLLEHFIMGESKEKATPMEPNLKLKKDEGEALKDAIKFRQLVGSLIYLTITRPEISYS